The following proteins are co-located in the Candidatus Binataceae bacterium genome:
- a CDS encoding ferredoxin — protein MAKLTVTVNQAKCIASEDCIEAAPGVFQLDAAGKSEVYNPAGAADNVILAAARSCPAKAIVVVDETGTQLYPAPKK, from the coding sequence ATGGCGAAACTTACGGTCACGGTGAATCAGGCGAAGTGTATCGCCAGTGAAGATTGTATCGAAGCGGCGCCGGGCGTTTTTCAGCTCGACGCGGCGGGCAAATCCGAAGTTTATAATCCGGCCGGCGCGGCCGACAACGTGATTCTGGCTGCGGCGCGAAGCTGTCCGGCGAAGGCGATCGTGGTGGTCGACGAGACTGGGACGCAGCTCTATCCCGCGCCGAAAAAATAG